The DNA window GACTTTGACGTTTTGTTAGTTTTTTATGGCCAACTCGTTGGCATTTAGGTGTTGTTGTTAAGGACAATTAATTTTTCCGTTAGATGGTTGCGTGACCTTTCATTCCCTTGAATCAATCTCGGCAGCCCAACAACCATTAGATGGCCTTTTGTAGCCATTCTTGAATGCTACTGCCCACATATCACTAGCAAATAAACTcggtttaattttgtttagtttcTTGATCCCTTTTAGTCcccattcttttttattttctgaaaataaaaataaaagttaaacataacattaaatcttaaaattatattttgttttttatttttatttttttattttcattaatatcaTAATCCTcctttattatcatttatttatttaataacactctattttaatttatttttttacctattacattatttacttttgttattattatgtcgatttattttatttaactttgtGGAACAGAAGCAGGATCTTTCATTTTCAGGATGTCGGAGGAGATGCTAACGGTGGTGGGATCGAGGTTTGCgatttacttttatttacttttgttattattatgtcGATTTGGTATATTTACTATTGCATTTGATTTTTTGAGTCACTCCAGAATAATTATACgattatatttcattaaaattttaattcttttaattttgttatattatttatcattaaaatttttgttaatcttatttgaaaaaacaaattatatgtaccttgttatttgaattttttataactaatttattttaaaaaatatataaataataatagtataagaatttttctttaaatttttacgtttaatatatatatatatattattgttaatttaattttattatttaatataaattttggcAAACTAAAACTTATCcactattgaaatttttttaaactaaccTCAAATGTTTGTGCATTTCAATATACAAATCCAAAGACCAAATTacttatctaaaaaaattaacattaacaatttaaattagtGTCTATTTTAAATTGAAGTGGATGGAATGGGTGAGTAATGCTAGCctcattcataaaaataataataataaaataattaatatcctAATATACAAGTATTTTTAACTTATTCATCCAAAATCAAATTAGGTTTTCTTACCATAATCAAATTAGGTTTTTGAGATAACTTGAATTGAGTTttgaagtgtttttttttattaaatttgttaattttattaaatttgttaatatatataattaaaaaatattttaaaatattatcttatttctCTCATATTAGAATGAATGAGatatttaagtaaatttataattttgtgcgTGTTTAAACCCAAATCCAACTCAATATTggattattttcaaacaaaaaaaactcataatGTTGAATTTTGTTAGtcatataaacataaaattcagCCAAAACTGTAAGATTCTAATTAACTCCAACTATactatatacaaattaaaatatattttttaaaatacaaatatgtGGATCAAAATGTAACCAATAAATAATGGTTCAAGATTCATCAACAATTCTTTCtgataataaattttcaaaatgaattCTCTTGCGGTTGAAATCTACACATAATTTAATATGTATCTAGAtaaaaccatttatttttagtataaatcaTGTTTTCCAAATAAGTTTAGTATCTTATTGAATATATAGTATAAGTTTAAggattttaattcaaatatacgTAAGGATGACAATAGAGCGGTTCGAGGTGGTGAATGCATTTATTATTTCCGTTTcgtttttattttgagaaaatttttaaTACCATTCCCGTCCCGTTCGGTTTTGTTCGGTTTCGGAGAATCCCGCAggacaccattaataaaatatttttttaaaaataataaaattatataaatggaatttttaatataatatatattataatatattgaaattttatattattataacgaaataaaattttggtgatttaatatatttaattatatttatagtattCGGGGCATAAATGGGTGAGATCGGGGGTGGATCGAGATCACAAATACAATTCCGCCCCATCCCCGTTCGATTATGAGAAAAAACCGTTCCAAACGAATTGGTTCGATTTTGGCGGGATGTTTAAAATTgcatattcttaaatataaaatacatgggAACACTTGACAATGTATAATAAGTAAATTTTGATTCATTTCCCGCTGATTCTGTATTCAGTATCAGTCTGCAGAACTACGTTGCAACCGTCACTAATTCTGAAATCTCCAATCTCTCTCTATCGGAATTGGCGATTTTTCTCTTGAACTGATATACTAGAGATCAAGCTAATGTCGAATATAATTGTCTGCGCTCGATTTAGACCTCTTAGCTCTAAGGAGATAAAGGATCATGGAGATGGAATCTGCATCCAAAGCATCAGCTCAGAGTCGTTTAACCTCAAGGCACTCTCTCTATTTCTCTTCCTTTAATATACATTTATCGATACTCTCTAAGAAAGTGAACGATCTATCTATTCGCATGAACCGAGTTTATCTGAAGGATTTGACTATTCAATTTATGTACACAGAGACATTGAGATACGAATAGTTCATTTCTTATGATTGTTTGGTGTAGGACGAAAGAGAAGGAGAATTTACCTTCAGCTTCGATAAGGTGTTTTATGATGAATCTGAACAGGTGGATGTCTACTCATTTATAGCTATGCCTATCATACGAGGTAATCGTAAATCAATATGACGGTTTCAAATTTCTTCGAGGATGCACAGTAGGAAACATTAATTTTTGTGAATaacttctttcttcttcatcaatcaGATGCTGTAAATGCAATAAATGGAACAATTATCACTTATGGACAGGTAACCAAGACATGTTAGCTTCCATCTCGTGCTTTACATCCTGAATTGATATGCATGTGAAGGTTGCAATATATAATAGTATGCAAAAATAGTggatatttcataaatatactTGATATCCTGTTTGTTTGTGCAAAGAATTCAAGGCTTATTAAACATAATACATTTTTTCCCTCGGAAATGGTAAAATGTAAGGTGAAGTGATAAATGACCTTACAAGACTTCTGGTAGGATGTAGGCCTCAAGCAATTACTCCTAGTTTGCTTCATGCTTTGTGGTGAAACATTATGCTTATCAATTTAGATAGATTTTTTGAAACTATCGTTTCATCTACTATAAAAACCATGACTGGATAAGTTTTAAGCTTGAGTATTTACCAATTTTAGTagtctcaaaatattttgtttttttagtagtACTGTGTATGCTAGTAATTATTGATTACTCTGAAAGAATACCATGCATCAATTGTTAATGAATCAACAACTATCCAAGAATGATGCCCTGCATACTTTGTGACATCTGCTAGCTAgcccaaaaaagaaaaaaaaatatattccatTGTCTGAAAACATAGTTCTATCACTTGTAGAAAAATGTTATTGACAGATCAGAGCCTCAAAATATGTTCCTTCCCTTAATGTCATACTTCTTTTGATAGTGTCTGCAACTAAGGAAAGGAGGTTATTGTGAGTGATGATTTCATTTccttaaaattgataaaaatgccCTTCTTTTGCACCAATTTAATCTGAGAACTAAAATACTTGAAGATCAGTTATACAAGTCCTTACTTATGCTTCTATTTATAATGATGGTTACTTTTCTCGGTAATATAGAGGAAGGGTGTACTATTAACATTAAATCTTTATTCATCTCCTTATTGTGCTTCTATGACAGACTGGAGCTGGAAAGACCTATAGTATGGAGGTACCAATACTCGTTACAACATCCTAGAGATGTGAATATACTTGGGTTTTCATGTGCAATTTATCTATACATAGGGGCCAAACATACTAGCATGTGATGAGAATAAGAAAGGGTTGCTACCAAGAGTAGTTGAGGGACTTTTTGAGGGTATTGGAGTTTCAAAAGAATCGATAAAGTACACCATAAAATTGTCAATGGTATAAACCTTTTAGTGTTATTATTGTCTTTGTTAGAGAACAGTAATCTCACCATTTTATGGTTACTTTGGCAGGTAGAGATTTATATGGAGAAAATAAGGTTCTCGTCTTATTCTTCCACTACGTGATTTTGAAAAGCCTATTTAAATTGTGGGAATTTATTAGAGCTCCTCTTTTCTACAACATCTTGTCATTAGGGACCTATTTGATCTGTCAAAAGATAACATACAGATCAAAGAAAGCAAAACACAGGGCATGCTTTTGTCTGGAGTGACTGAGGTGAGTCTTATTATTGTTGTATTTTTATACATGCGTGCTGAATATTCAATTTAAGTGTCAAATGAGTAAAGTGTCATAAGTTTTAAGTACTTATGATGcaagttgatttgataaaatgtggaGAAAAGATTTAAAAGACCATTTTGCActtataataatgtaatttgattaattatcaGGGATAAAATTGTCTTTTGGACATTCTTACTTGATTACTTTAGTTTTAGTAATAACCTTTTTAGTTGAATAGAAAGATTTAAGTAATTTTCTTGACAATGATCAAttaaacttaattcaaataaacacttaatcatttatattaagTTACAAAGTGTGTTAATAAACTGTATATGTATATGGGGTCTTGAGAAAATACACTTTTATACGTTTTCCAGATCTCTGTTGTAGACCCTACTGATGCATTAAGGATTCTGTCGGTAAGAATTAAGATCAGTACTGTAGGATCGATCATTCATATTTTTGAGAAACTAGTTTATGTTTTCATATGAACAATGACCTATTTCAGAGTGGCATTGCCAATAGAGCTGTTGGAGAGACCCGTATCCTATATTTTCTTATTGGTGATTCAATATTGTCtctactttttattttcttcttatgTGTGACCTTATAGCATAAACAGAAATGAACATAGCAAGCAGTAGGAGTCATTGCGCTTATATATTCACGGTTCATCaggaatcaacaaataaaaagtATGTATAATAATTACTATAATAAATGCTCTTTGGAGAAAATTTGAGGACACTCATAATGATTGATGTTATATATATGACAGATGTAAAACTGGGAAGCTAGTTCTTATGGATTTAGCTGGTTCAGAGAAAGTAGAGAAAACAGGAGCCGAAGGGAAAACTCTTGAAGAAGCTAAGACAATTAATAAGTCTCTTTCAGCTCTTGGCAATGTCATAAATGCTTTGACCTGTGGCTCACCAGGCAGCAAACAGAATCACATCCCGTTTCGTGATTCTAAACTTACTCGAATTCTACAAGATTCACTTGTTAAGAACCGACTTTAAAGATcttgtaaatattatattcaaactgCTATTCAACTTATATGACAATACTGTCCTTCCATATCACAGGGAGGGACTTCACAAGCTGCTTTATTATGTTGCTGCTCACCTAGTTCATCAAATGCATCTGAAACTCTTTCCTCTCTACGTTTTGCAGCCAGGTATGTAGAAAAtctagagcttctttgattagGGTTGTTTGCATTATTTGAAAACGAActttgtttgatgtaaaaatgaccaaaatgtcattaatattttaaaatattataaaaataaagcaaAACCTTGTTAGATCTtatgaattatttgagattaactAATCCTTTTATCAATCCcatcattcaaataatcaaccaaaatattacctatctattttctttcttttaaatcattatatatttatttatacccCAAATAACCCAATTTGCAATAACCTACATTGAAcaagattattttgaaataacctGCTAGTTATCCAAATAACCAAAGATCGATGAAGCCCTAGTGgtaatttagtattttgattgatgAAGGAATAAGGCCATAAGGGGTTATTAGGATTAAATCCAAATAGctcttcatcaaacaaggccaagtctatcaaaattcaaatataaaattcctATTTTTTCAACTTTGTTTGGGtcatcttgtttttttttaacttctcttttttcttttgatagAGCAAGGCATGTGAAGACATCGCAATGCATCAACATCAAAGATGAGAAGTGTCACAGAAATCAGGAGGATTCATCTATTATATTAACTGAGAAGTCTAGCTCAAGAAATCAGGACCGTCCATCTTTAGTGATTGATGACGGGTCTTGTGAAAGAATTCTAAACAAGGTGAGATTTAAAAAGATTTCACATACCTGTCATACTCGATTGATTTATCTTCATTTGACGACATTTATCTGTTTAGCTGAGCAAGAGACTACATGTTGAAGATGTAAAATTACTAGAGGAGCTGTTTATAGTGGAGGGTGTTTTCTTTGATCTCACATCATCAGCAGAAGAGTTGGAATCAGCTTATAATGATATTACATCTCAAACTATTTCAGCATTGCAGCAAGAAGTTGAAGATCTAGTTTCAACCAATAAGGAGGTAAGAAAATTGTCCTGGAGGTTTCATTcacttagagcttgtttgattttatcatttttctcatatcatcaatcaaatcatttttcaataaaaataccaaactaatttaaatactaaataggaaagaatattttagtaatttaacccaaaaattctactttttcatcaaacaattttgatttcataatcTTAATTATTTCCAAATTACCCCtgatcaaacaagctcatagGAAATATGAAGGAGCAAACAATGATTGGTAAAAGGAAAACAAATCTCAGGATTCCTTGGCTGCAACAGAAGATGATAAAATAAGCCCTCAAGGCTCAAAGTATTCATCAATTGTATAAGCCCTCAAAaactttatcatttaaatttatggatCAAAAATAGTTTATATCAAAACAATTTGATATATAAAGGCGAATTTCAAAATTGACCAATAGTTTAAGGGATTATTTATGAGTTTATTCTATATAAAGTTATCAAAACTTATATAAAGTTAGCAAAGTGCAGCAGTTAAATTAATCTTAACCACCATCTGGCTTGCATGAAAGCAATAATACATTACTCTTTTGCATATTGGGTTTATGTTTTTCAGCTCATAGAAGAGAATAAATCTCTGAAAGCCAGACTTGGAGAAGTCGCATATAGATCCAATCCcgagttatatttttttcagaAGATATCACCCATTGGAATGCTCTGGCCTTGGACTTGGATACACTCACTCATATTTTCAAAGTCCATGaggtatgtacattatttctTCTGTCATACCTTTCAGTTTCTCTTATCAAAGCTTATTAGGACATTGAACCtgaaatatattcataaatttaggAATTGAGAATCCCAATATTTCAGTTACAACAATCATTACTGGTTGTTATTTGTAGAACATATTTGCAAGATGAAAGTGATGTAAAAATAACTAGTTTGGTAAGGATTGAGTCCATAGAACATAGAGTTGAGTACTTTAGTGAACAGGTTACATCCTAGCCTAAACTCTTACACTTTCTTAGCCTAGTGTTGAAAGGTCTCATCAATGTTATcattaggccttgtttgatgtggattaTTTGTGATTATTTCCAAATTACTCACTATCCAATCATCCATCCATGTTCAAATTATCAACCAAAACATAATTGTTTGATGATCGTTATTTGGATTTACcaattactgagaaatcaacTTAGATGTTTGAGGAGAGTTTGATTTTCTGTTTTTGTGATCAAGTTGTGTTTTGTTTCATCATGTCATGACTTGTACTTGTTTGATAATATCTTTGCCATAGTCTATGCATCGTTCCCGTTAACTATGCTttgaatgaaaaatcatttttcaaaaatataattaaaaacttcAAATTTCTATGAATCTCACAAAGTCATAATCATAAAATTTGAAGATTTACTTCTCATGCGGACTCAAAGAAATGACTGGACCTATGTTTCCTCGGGGCAATTGGCATTCCAATATCTGGTTAGACTGGTTACTGTTTGTTTTATGGCATGAAACTAAAGTAGACTATCTTAATGAAGCAAAAAGTCATACCAAATCTGTTCTGATTATGTGCTTGTTCAGCTCCATGTTAAGCTTCAAATTTGCTTCTAATTGTTACCACAGTAAACTAAACAAAGTAATAAACAGTTTCAGTTCGGACTAATTCAACTAACTTTTGTTAATTACATAAGTCTTTAACTGTATCTATCCAATAGAAAGtagaagaaagaaaactaaGCAAATATCAAATTCACTCACTCTCTAATCTCTATACAAGTATACCTATGTGTTTTAGTTAGTAATCAAACTGTCCATCCGAGTTCAATTGCCTTAAGTTTCCACATTTTCGTAATCTTAGACTCTTTCACGAACTCTGCTTCTGCTGTCTCTCTCGCCCCTTCACAAGTCTCCATTCCCATATTAAACTTTTCTGCTTCTTTCTGGTAATGAGAAGACGTCTTCTTGACATCCATCATTGAAGCTTTGGTTCGCCTCAAGTTATCATAACTAACAATTTTCAGTAACTCTATCTCCTCTTTTAGTAAACTTCTAATGTCCTTTTCCTACTCATATTTTATCTCAGGATCATCTTTACCACAATCTGCATTTAAGAAACTAACTCTTTAGAATGCTAAAAAAATGGCAAATAAATTCAGTCTTCAGTGAAAAGAAATTTTAAGACAAAGGAACCTTACCAACAATTATGAACCTAAATTACATTTATGCCTCGGTCTTATTTGGTTTggattatttagaattattttcaattaacaAGAGTTGTCAATTATATCCTTTATGGAAAAGGAAAACCAATTCCGGAAATTTATGATACAAGTATTAAATTAGTTCATACTTGTTTAgtattaaattaagataaaataaagagCGACGTTTCCTTTTCCTTTCTTCAAATAAGAAGAAATAGTTTGATTCTATATTCCTAGGAGGTCTATATACTAAAAAAAGGTTCATTAtccaattaaaaattaatctatctTTCACACAATTGAATTCTCAACAAAAAAAGCTAAATACgttaagtatatatttatacatgtaACAATATTGattcaaataacataatttttactTACCTTCAAACTTATCTTAAAAATACTTTCatgtaaaagaaaagaaatcacataattaatcaaataactcCATAATGCccaagattattttcaaataaataacataaccCAAATATCGATTGAAGTTGGTCAACGtagaaacaaaacaaattaagatATCACCATTATAATCAATTTGCAACTGATACTTATGATGAttgtttcttcttctaaatAGGTTTTAATGAAACAACAGATCTGAACAAACATATCTTCACaagagaaagtaaaaaaaactaGAAGAAAGAAGTCCAATCCTTATATCAGTATCAAAAACTCAAAACAGTTAAGAAGGTTAATAATAAACTAAGATGATCCTCTCTTTCTTTGAGTAATCACAATCACATGGAAGACATGAAAGTTGACGAGCATAAGAATTATTATCTCTCA is part of the Impatiens glandulifera chromosome 1, dImpGla2.1, whole genome shotgun sequence genome and encodes:
- the LOC124921518 gene encoding kinesin-like protein KIN-1 → MSNIIVCARFRPLSSKEIKDHGDGICIQSISSESFNLKDEREGEFTFSFDKVFYDESEQVDVYSFIAMPIIRDAVNAINGTIITYGQTGAGKTYSMEGPNILACDENKKGLLPRVVEGLFEGIGVSKESIKYTIKLSMVEIYMEKIRDLFDLSKDNIQIKESKTQGMLLSGVTEISVVDPTDALRILSSGIANRAVGETQMNIASSRSHCAYIFTVHQESTNKKCKTGKLVLMDLAGSEKVEKTGAEGKTLEEAKTINKSLSALGNVINALTCGSPGSKQNHIPFRDSKLTRILQDSLGGTSQAALLCCCSPSSSNASETLSSLRFAARARHVKTSQCINIKDEKCHRNQEDSSIILTEKSSSRNQDRPSLVIDDGSCERILNKLSKRLHVEDVKLLEELFIVEGVFFDLTSSAEELESAYNDITSQTISALQQEVEDLVSTNKELIEENKSLKARLGEVAYRSNPELYFFQKISPIGMLWPWTWIHSLIFSKSMRYVHYFFCHTFQFLLSKLIRTLNLKYIHKFRN